From one Rattus norvegicus strain BN/NHsdMcwi chromosome 7, GRCr8, whole genome shotgun sequence genomic stretch:
- the Lmbr1l gene encoding protein LMBR1L isoform X5, which yields MLSRVWKQLTTKCYPCESSCSTIGSASASLELCTFTLAVALGAVLLLPFSIISNEVLLSLPRNYYIQWLNGSLIHGLWNLVFLFSNLSLVFLMPFAYFFTESEGFAGSRKGVLGRVYETVVMLILLTLLVLGMVWVASAIVDNDKASRESLYDFWEYYLPYLYSCISFLGVLLLLVCTPLGLARMFSVTGKLLVKPRLLEDLEEQLNCSAFEEAALTRRICNPTSCWLPLDMELLHRQVLALQAQRVLLEKRRKASAWQRNLGYPLAMLCLLVLTGLSVLIVAVHILELLIDEAAMPRGMQDAALGQVSFSKLGSFGAIIQVVLIFYLMVSSVVGFYSSPLFGSLRPRWHDTSMTQIIGNCVCLLVLSSALPVFSRTLGLTRFDLLGDFGRFNWLGNFYIVFLYNAAFAGLTTLCLVKTFTAAVRAELIRAFGLDRLPLPVSGFPRGSRKKQHQ from the exons ATGCTGAGCAGAGTATGGAAGCAGCTGACTACGAAGTGCTATCCGTGCGAGAGCAGCTGTTCCACGATAGGGTCCGCGAGTGCATC GCTGGAGCTGTGCACTTTTACCCTGGCAGTCGCCCTGGGCGCTGTCTTACTCTTGCCCTTCTCCATCATCAGCAATGAGGTGCTACTCTCACTGCCACGCAACTACTACATCCAGTGGCTCAATGGCTCCCTCATCCATG GTCTTTGGAACCTCGTTTTCCTGTTCTCCAATCTGTCCCTCGTCTTCCTTATGCCCTTTGCATATTTCTTCACAGAGTCTGAAGGCTTTGCTGGCTCCAGAAAG GGTGTCCTGGGCCGGGTCTACGAGACAGTGGTGATGTTGATACTCCTCACTCTGCTTGTGCTGGGCATGGTGTGGGTGGCATCAGCCATTGTAGACAATGACAAGGCCAGCAGGGAGTCACTCTATG ACTTCTGGGAGTACTACCTCCCCTATCTCTACTCCTGTATCTCCTTCCTCGGAGTCCTGCTGCTTCTGG TGTGCACTCCACTAGGTCTCGCCCGCATGTTCTCCGTCACTGGGAAGTTGCTGGTCAAGCCCCGG CTACTGGAAGACCTGGAAGAACAGCTGAACTGCTCAGCCTTTGAGGAGGCAGCTCTGACTCGAAGAATCTGCA ATCCCACATCCTGCTGGCTGCCGCTGGACATGGAGCTGCTGCATAGACAGGTCCTGGCTCTGCAGGCGCAGAGGGTCCTCCTGG AAAAGCGGCGGAAGGCGTCAGCCTGGCAGCGGAACCTGGGCTACCCTCTGGCCATGCTGTGCTTGCTGGTGCTGACG GGCCTGTCTGTGCTCATTGTGGCTGTCCACATCCTGGAGCTGCTCATTGACGAGGCTGCCATGCCGCGGGGCATGCAG gaTGCTGCCCTGGGCCAGGTCTCCTTCTCCAAACTGGGGTCCTTTGGTGCCATCATCCAGGTCGTGCTGATCTT TTATCTGATGGTGTCCTCGGTAGTGGGCTTCTACAGCTCTCCACTCTTCGGAAGCCTGAGACCTAGATGGCATGACACATCTATGACACAG ATAATTGGGAACTGTGTCTGTCTCCTGGTCCTCAGCTCAGCACTTCCTGTCTTTTCTCGAACCCTTG GGCTGACACGCTTTGACCTGCTGGGTGACTTTGGACGCTTCAACTGGCTAGGCAATTTCTACATCGTGTTCCTCTACAATGCAGCCTTTGCTGGTCTCACCACACTCTGTCTGGTGAAGACCTTCACTGCAGCTGTGAGGGCAGAGCTGATCCGAGCCTTTG GGCTGGACAGACTGCCGCTGCCTGTCTCTGGTTTCCCCCGAGGTTCTAGGAAGAAGCAGCATCAATGA
- the Lmbr1l gene encoding protein LMBR1L isoform 1 (isoform 1 is encoded by transcript variant 1) produces the protein MEAADYEVLSVREQLFHDRVRECIISILLFATLYILCHIFLTRFKKPAEFTTVDDEDATVNKIALELCTFTLAVALGAVLLLPFSIISNEVLLSLPRNYYIQWLNGSLIHGLWNLVFLFSNLSLVFLMPFAYFFTESEGFAGSRKGVLGRVYETVVMLILLTLLVLGMVWVASAIVDNDKASRESLYDFWEYYLPYLYSCISFLGVLLLLVCTPLGLARMFSVTGKLLVKPRLLEDLEEQLNCSAFEEAALTRRICNPTSCWLPLDMELLHRQVLALQAQRVLLEKRRKASAWQRNLGYPLAMLCLLVLTGLSVLIVAVHILELLIDEAAMPRGMQDAALGQVSFSKLGSFGAIIQVVLIFYLMVSSVVGFYSSPLFGSLRPRWHDTSMTQIIGNCVCLLVLSSALPVFSRTLGLTRFDLLGDFGRFNWLGNFYIVFLYNAAFAGLTTLCLVKTFTAAVRAELIRAFGLDRLPLPVSGFPRGSRKKQHQ, from the exons ATGGAAGCAGCTGACTACGAAGTGCTATCCGTGCGAGAGCAGCTGTTCCACGATAGGGTCCGCGAGTGCATC ATCTCAATACTTCTGTTTGCAACACTCTACATCCTCTGCCACATCTTCCTGACCCGCTTCAAGAAGCCTGCTGAGTTCACCACAG TGGATGATGAAGACGCCACAGTTAACAAGATTGC GCTGGAGCTGTGCACTTTTACCCTGGCAGTCGCCCTGGGCGCTGTCTTACTCTTGCCCTTCTCCATCATCAGCAATGAGGTGCTACTCTCACTGCCACGCAACTACTACATCCAGTGGCTCAATGGCTCCCTCATCCATG GTCTTTGGAACCTCGTTTTCCTGTTCTCCAATCTGTCCCTCGTCTTCCTTATGCCCTTTGCATATTTCTTCACAGAGTCTGAAGGCTTTGCTGGCTCCAGAAAG GGTGTCCTGGGCCGGGTCTACGAGACAGTGGTGATGTTGATACTCCTCACTCTGCTTGTGCTGGGCATGGTGTGGGTGGCATCAGCCATTGTAGACAATGACAAGGCCAGCAGGGAGTCACTCTATG ACTTCTGGGAGTACTACCTCCCCTATCTCTACTCCTGTATCTCCTTCCTCGGAGTCCTGCTGCTTCTGG TGTGCACTCCACTAGGTCTCGCCCGCATGTTCTCCGTCACTGGGAAGTTGCTGGTCAAGCCCCGG CTACTGGAAGACCTGGAAGAACAGCTGAACTGCTCAGCCTTTGAGGAGGCAGCTCTGACTCGAAGAATCTGCA ATCCCACATCCTGCTGGCTGCCGCTGGACATGGAGCTGCTGCATAGACAGGTCCTGGCTCTGCAGGCGCAGAGGGTCCTCCTGG AAAAGCGGCGGAAGGCGTCAGCCTGGCAGCGGAACCTGGGCTACCCTCTGGCCATGCTGTGCTTGCTGGTGCTGACG GGCCTGTCTGTGCTCATTGTGGCTGTCCACATCCTGGAGCTGCTCATTGACGAGGCTGCCATGCCGCGGGGCATGCAG gaTGCTGCCCTGGGCCAGGTCTCCTTCTCCAAACTGGGGTCCTTTGGTGCCATCATCCAGGTCGTGCTGATCTT TTATCTGATGGTGTCCTCGGTAGTGGGCTTCTACAGCTCTCCACTCTTCGGAAGCCTGAGACCTAGATGGCATGACACATCTATGACACAG ATAATTGGGAACTGTGTCTGTCTCCTGGTCCTCAGCTCAGCACTTCCTGTCTTTTCTCGAACCCTTG GGCTGACACGCTTTGACCTGCTGGGTGACTTTGGACGCTTCAACTGGCTAGGCAATTTCTACATCGTGTTCCTCTACAATGCAGCCTTTGCTGGTCTCACCACACTCTGTCTGGTGAAGACCTTCACTGCAGCTGTGAGGGCAGAGCTGATCCGAGCCTTTG GGCTGGACAGACTGCCGCTGCCTGTCTCTGGTTTCCCCCGAGGTTCTAGGAAGAAGCAGCATCAATGA
- the Lmbr1l gene encoding protein LMBR1L isoform X3, whose protein sequence is MEAADYEVLSVREQLFHDRVRECIISILLFATLYILCHIFLTRFKKPAEFTTVDDEDATVNKIALELCTFTLAVALGAVLLLPFSIISNEVLLSLPRNYYIQWLNGSLIHGLWNLVFLFSNLSLVFLMPFAYFFTESEGFAGSRKGVLGRVYETVVMLILLTLLVLGMVWVASAIVDNDKASRESLYDFWEYYLPYLYSCISFLGVLLLLVCTPLGLARMFSVTGKLLVKPRLLEDLEEQLNCSAFEEAALTRRICNPTSCWLPLDMELLHRQVLALQAQRVLLEKRRKASAWQRNLGYPLAMLCLLVLTGLSVLIVAVHILELLIDEAAMPRGMQDAALGQVSFSKLGSFGAIIQVVLIFYLMVSSVVGFYSSPLFGSLRPRWHDTSMTQIIGNCVCLLVLSSALPVFSRTLDSASGLTRFDLLGDFGRFNWLGNFYIVFLYNAAFAGLTTLCLVKTFTAAVRAELIRAFGLDRLPLPVSGFPRGSRKKQHQ, encoded by the exons ATGGAAGCAGCTGACTACGAAGTGCTATCCGTGCGAGAGCAGCTGTTCCACGATAGGGTCCGCGAGTGCATC ATCTCAATACTTCTGTTTGCAACACTCTACATCCTCTGCCACATCTTCCTGACCCGCTTCAAGAAGCCTGCTGAGTTCACCACAG TGGATGATGAAGACGCCACAGTTAACAAGATTGC GCTGGAGCTGTGCACTTTTACCCTGGCAGTCGCCCTGGGCGCTGTCTTACTCTTGCCCTTCTCCATCATCAGCAATGAGGTGCTACTCTCACTGCCACGCAACTACTACATCCAGTGGCTCAATGGCTCCCTCATCCATG GTCTTTGGAACCTCGTTTTCCTGTTCTCCAATCTGTCCCTCGTCTTCCTTATGCCCTTTGCATATTTCTTCACAGAGTCTGAAGGCTTTGCTGGCTCCAGAAAG GGTGTCCTGGGCCGGGTCTACGAGACAGTGGTGATGTTGATACTCCTCACTCTGCTTGTGCTGGGCATGGTGTGGGTGGCATCAGCCATTGTAGACAATGACAAGGCCAGCAGGGAGTCACTCTATG ACTTCTGGGAGTACTACCTCCCCTATCTCTACTCCTGTATCTCCTTCCTCGGAGTCCTGCTGCTTCTGG TGTGCACTCCACTAGGTCTCGCCCGCATGTTCTCCGTCACTGGGAAGTTGCTGGTCAAGCCCCGG CTACTGGAAGACCTGGAAGAACAGCTGAACTGCTCAGCCTTTGAGGAGGCAGCTCTGACTCGAAGAATCTGCA ATCCCACATCCTGCTGGCTGCCGCTGGACATGGAGCTGCTGCATAGACAGGTCCTGGCTCTGCAGGCGCAGAGGGTCCTCCTGG AAAAGCGGCGGAAGGCGTCAGCCTGGCAGCGGAACCTGGGCTACCCTCTGGCCATGCTGTGCTTGCTGGTGCTGACG GGCCTGTCTGTGCTCATTGTGGCTGTCCACATCCTGGAGCTGCTCATTGACGAGGCTGCCATGCCGCGGGGCATGCAG gaTGCTGCCCTGGGCCAGGTCTCCTTCTCCAAACTGGGGTCCTTTGGTGCCATCATCCAGGTCGTGCTGATCTT TTATCTGATGGTGTCCTCGGTAGTGGGCTTCTACAGCTCTCCACTCTTCGGAAGCCTGAGACCTAGATGGCATGACACATCTATGACACAG ATAATTGGGAACTGTGTCTGTCTCCTGGTCCTCAGCTCAGCACTTCCTGTCTTTTCTCGAACCCTTG ACTCTGCTTCAGGGCTGACACGCTTTGACCTGCTGGGTGACTTTGGACGCTTCAACTGGCTAGGCAATTTCTACATCGTGTTCCTCTACAATGCAGCCTTTGCTGGTCTCACCACACTCTGTCTGGTGAAGACCTTCACTGCAGCTGTGAGGGCAGAGCTGATCCGAGCCTTTG GGCTGGACAGACTGCCGCTGCCTGTCTCTGGTTTCCCCCGAGGTTCTAGGAAGAAGCAGCATCAATGA
- the Lmbr1l gene encoding protein LMBR1L isoform X2, whose product MEAADYEVLSVREQLFHDRVRECIISILLFATLYILCHIFLTRFKKPAEFTTVDDEDATVNKIALELCTFTLAVALGAVLLLPFSIISNEVLLSLPRNYYIQWLNGSLIHGLWNLVFLFSNLSLVFLMPFAYFFTESEGFAGSRKGVLGRVYETVVMLILLTLLVLGMVWVASAIVDNDKASRESLYDFWEYYLPYLYSCISFLGVLLLLVCTPLGLARMFSVTGKLLVKPRLLEDLEEQLNCSAFEEAALTRRICNPTSCWLPLDMELLHRQVLALQAQRVLLEKRRKASAWQRNLGYPLAMLCLLVLTGLSVLIVAVHILELLIDEAAMPRGMQDAALGQVSFSKLGSFGAIIQVVLIFYLMVSSVVGFYSSPLFGSLRPRWHDTSMTQIIGNCVCLLVLSSALPVFSRTLGLTRFDLLGDFGRFNWLGNFYIVFLYNAAFAGLTTLCLVKTFTAAVRAELIRAFGKEWSRGGPAFGKEWSRGGPAFGKEWSRGGPAFVRSGAGVAQPL is encoded by the exons ATGGAAGCAGCTGACTACGAAGTGCTATCCGTGCGAGAGCAGCTGTTCCACGATAGGGTCCGCGAGTGCATC ATCTCAATACTTCTGTTTGCAACACTCTACATCCTCTGCCACATCTTCCTGACCCGCTTCAAGAAGCCTGCTGAGTTCACCACAG TGGATGATGAAGACGCCACAGTTAACAAGATTGC GCTGGAGCTGTGCACTTTTACCCTGGCAGTCGCCCTGGGCGCTGTCTTACTCTTGCCCTTCTCCATCATCAGCAATGAGGTGCTACTCTCACTGCCACGCAACTACTACATCCAGTGGCTCAATGGCTCCCTCATCCATG GTCTTTGGAACCTCGTTTTCCTGTTCTCCAATCTGTCCCTCGTCTTCCTTATGCCCTTTGCATATTTCTTCACAGAGTCTGAAGGCTTTGCTGGCTCCAGAAAG GGTGTCCTGGGCCGGGTCTACGAGACAGTGGTGATGTTGATACTCCTCACTCTGCTTGTGCTGGGCATGGTGTGGGTGGCATCAGCCATTGTAGACAATGACAAGGCCAGCAGGGAGTCACTCTATG ACTTCTGGGAGTACTACCTCCCCTATCTCTACTCCTGTATCTCCTTCCTCGGAGTCCTGCTGCTTCTGG TGTGCACTCCACTAGGTCTCGCCCGCATGTTCTCCGTCACTGGGAAGTTGCTGGTCAAGCCCCGG CTACTGGAAGACCTGGAAGAACAGCTGAACTGCTCAGCCTTTGAGGAGGCAGCTCTGACTCGAAGAATCTGCA ATCCCACATCCTGCTGGCTGCCGCTGGACATGGAGCTGCTGCATAGACAGGTCCTGGCTCTGCAGGCGCAGAGGGTCCTCCTGG AAAAGCGGCGGAAGGCGTCAGCCTGGCAGCGGAACCTGGGCTACCCTCTGGCCATGCTGTGCTTGCTGGTGCTGACG GGCCTGTCTGTGCTCATTGTGGCTGTCCACATCCTGGAGCTGCTCATTGACGAGGCTGCCATGCCGCGGGGCATGCAG gaTGCTGCCCTGGGCCAGGTCTCCTTCTCCAAACTGGGGTCCTTTGGTGCCATCATCCAGGTCGTGCTGATCTT TTATCTGATGGTGTCCTCGGTAGTGGGCTTCTACAGCTCTCCACTCTTCGGAAGCCTGAGACCTAGATGGCATGACACATCTATGACACAG ATAATTGGGAACTGTGTCTGTCTCCTGGTCCTCAGCTCAGCACTTCCTGTCTTTTCTCGAACCCTTG GGCTGACACGCTTTGACCTGCTGGGTGACTTTGGACGCTTCAACTGGCTAGGCAATTTCTACATCGTGTTCCTCTACAATGCAGCCTTTGCTGGTCTCACCACACTCTGTCTGGTGAAGACCTTCACTGCAGCTGTGAGGGCAGAGCTGATCCGAGCCTTTGGTAAGGAGTGGAGCAGGGGTGGCCCAGCCTTTGGTAAGGAGTGGAGCAGGGGTGGCCCAGCCTTTGGTAAGGAGTGGAGCAGGGGTGGCCCAGCCTTTGTAAGGAGTGGAGCAGGGGTGGCCCAGCCTTTGTAA
- the Lmbr1l gene encoding protein LMBR1L isoform X6, translating into MPFAYFFTESEGFAGSRKGVLGRVYETVVMLILLTLLVLGMVWVASAIVDNDKASRESLYDFWEYYLPYLYSCISFLGVLLLLVCTPLGLARMFSVTGKLLVKPRLLEDLEEQLNCSAFEEAALTRRICNPTSCWLPLDMELLHRQVLALQAQRVLLEKRRKASAWQRNLGYPLAMLCLLVLTGLSVLIVAVHILELLIDEAAMPRGMQDAALGQVSFSKLGSFGAIIQVVLIFYLMVSSVVGFYSSPLFGSLRPRWHDTSMTQIIGNCVCLLVLSSALPVFSRTLDSASGLTRFDLLGDFGRFNWLGNFYIVFLYNAAFAGLTTLCLVKTFTAAVRAELIRAFGKEWSRGGPAFGKEWSRGGPAFGKEWSRGGPAFVRSGAGVAQPL; encoded by the exons ATGCCCTTTGCATATTTCTTCACAGAGTCTGAAGGCTTTGCTGGCTCCAGAAAG GGTGTCCTGGGCCGGGTCTACGAGACAGTGGTGATGTTGATACTCCTCACTCTGCTTGTGCTGGGCATGGTGTGGGTGGCATCAGCCATTGTAGACAATGACAAGGCCAGCAGGGAGTCACTCTATG ACTTCTGGGAGTACTACCTCCCCTATCTCTACTCCTGTATCTCCTTCCTCGGAGTCCTGCTGCTTCTGG TGTGCACTCCACTAGGTCTCGCCCGCATGTTCTCCGTCACTGGGAAGTTGCTGGTCAAGCCCCGG CTACTGGAAGACCTGGAAGAACAGCTGAACTGCTCAGCCTTTGAGGAGGCAGCTCTGACTCGAAGAATCTGCA ATCCCACATCCTGCTGGCTGCCGCTGGACATGGAGCTGCTGCATAGACAGGTCCTGGCTCTGCAGGCGCAGAGGGTCCTCCTGG AAAAGCGGCGGAAGGCGTCAGCCTGGCAGCGGAACCTGGGCTACCCTCTGGCCATGCTGTGCTTGCTGGTGCTGACG GGCCTGTCTGTGCTCATTGTGGCTGTCCACATCCTGGAGCTGCTCATTGACGAGGCTGCCATGCCGCGGGGCATGCAG gaTGCTGCCCTGGGCCAGGTCTCCTTCTCCAAACTGGGGTCCTTTGGTGCCATCATCCAGGTCGTGCTGATCTT TTATCTGATGGTGTCCTCGGTAGTGGGCTTCTACAGCTCTCCACTCTTCGGAAGCCTGAGACCTAGATGGCATGACACATCTATGACACAG ATAATTGGGAACTGTGTCTGTCTCCTGGTCCTCAGCTCAGCACTTCCTGTCTTTTCTCGAACCCTTG ACTCTGCTTCAGGGCTGACACGCTTTGACCTGCTGGGTGACTTTGGACGCTTCAACTGGCTAGGCAATTTCTACATCGTGTTCCTCTACAATGCAGCCTTTGCTGGTCTCACCACACTCTGTCTGGTGAAGACCTTCACTGCAGCTGTGAGGGCAGAGCTGATCCGAGCCTTTGGTAAGGAGTGGAGCAGGGGTGGCCCAGCCTTTGGTAAGGAGTGGAGCAGGGGTGGCCCAGCCTTTGGTAAGGAGTGGAGCAGGGGTGGCCCAGCCTTTGTAAGGAGTGGAGCAGGGGTGGCCCAGCCTTTGTAA
- the Lmbr1l gene encoding protein LMBR1L isoform X1, with protein MEAADYEVLSVREQLFHDRVRECIISILLFATLYILCHIFLTRFKKPAEFTTVDDEDATVNKIALELCTFTLAVALGAVLLLPFSIISNEVLLSLPRNYYIQWLNGSLIHGLWNLVFLFSNLSLVFLMPFAYFFTESEGFAGSRKGVLGRVYETVVMLILLTLLVLGMVWVASAIVDNDKASRESLYDFWEYYLPYLYSCISFLGVLLLLVCTPLGLARMFSVTGKLLVKPRLLEDLEEQLNCSAFEEAALTRRICNPTSCWLPLDMELLHRQVLALQAQRVLLEKRRKASAWQRNLGYPLAMLCLLVLTGLSVLIVAVHILELLIDEAAMPRGMQDAALGQVSFSKLGSFGAIIQVVLIFYLMVSSVVGFYSSPLFGSLRPRWHDTSMTQIIGNCVCLLVLSSALPVFSRTLDSASGLTRFDLLGDFGRFNWLGNFYIVFLYNAAFAGLTTLCLVKTFTAAVRAELIRAFGKEWSRGGPAFGKEWSRGGPAFGKEWSRGGPAFVRSGAGVAQPL; from the exons ATGGAAGCAGCTGACTACGAAGTGCTATCCGTGCGAGAGCAGCTGTTCCACGATAGGGTCCGCGAGTGCATC ATCTCAATACTTCTGTTTGCAACACTCTACATCCTCTGCCACATCTTCCTGACCCGCTTCAAGAAGCCTGCTGAGTTCACCACAG TGGATGATGAAGACGCCACAGTTAACAAGATTGC GCTGGAGCTGTGCACTTTTACCCTGGCAGTCGCCCTGGGCGCTGTCTTACTCTTGCCCTTCTCCATCATCAGCAATGAGGTGCTACTCTCACTGCCACGCAACTACTACATCCAGTGGCTCAATGGCTCCCTCATCCATG GTCTTTGGAACCTCGTTTTCCTGTTCTCCAATCTGTCCCTCGTCTTCCTTATGCCCTTTGCATATTTCTTCACAGAGTCTGAAGGCTTTGCTGGCTCCAGAAAG GGTGTCCTGGGCCGGGTCTACGAGACAGTGGTGATGTTGATACTCCTCACTCTGCTTGTGCTGGGCATGGTGTGGGTGGCATCAGCCATTGTAGACAATGACAAGGCCAGCAGGGAGTCACTCTATG ACTTCTGGGAGTACTACCTCCCCTATCTCTACTCCTGTATCTCCTTCCTCGGAGTCCTGCTGCTTCTGG TGTGCACTCCACTAGGTCTCGCCCGCATGTTCTCCGTCACTGGGAAGTTGCTGGTCAAGCCCCGG CTACTGGAAGACCTGGAAGAACAGCTGAACTGCTCAGCCTTTGAGGAGGCAGCTCTGACTCGAAGAATCTGCA ATCCCACATCCTGCTGGCTGCCGCTGGACATGGAGCTGCTGCATAGACAGGTCCTGGCTCTGCAGGCGCAGAGGGTCCTCCTGG AAAAGCGGCGGAAGGCGTCAGCCTGGCAGCGGAACCTGGGCTACCCTCTGGCCATGCTGTGCTTGCTGGTGCTGACG GGCCTGTCTGTGCTCATTGTGGCTGTCCACATCCTGGAGCTGCTCATTGACGAGGCTGCCATGCCGCGGGGCATGCAG gaTGCTGCCCTGGGCCAGGTCTCCTTCTCCAAACTGGGGTCCTTTGGTGCCATCATCCAGGTCGTGCTGATCTT TTATCTGATGGTGTCCTCGGTAGTGGGCTTCTACAGCTCTCCACTCTTCGGAAGCCTGAGACCTAGATGGCATGACACATCTATGACACAG ATAATTGGGAACTGTGTCTGTCTCCTGGTCCTCAGCTCAGCACTTCCTGTCTTTTCTCGAACCCTTG ACTCTGCTTCAGGGCTGACACGCTTTGACCTGCTGGGTGACTTTGGACGCTTCAACTGGCTAGGCAATTTCTACATCGTGTTCCTCTACAATGCAGCCTTTGCTGGTCTCACCACACTCTGTCTGGTGAAGACCTTCACTGCAGCTGTGAGGGCAGAGCTGATCCGAGCCTTTGGTAAGGAGTGGAGCAGGGGTGGCCCAGCCTTTGGTAAGGAGTGGAGCAGGGGTGGCCCAGCCTTTGGTAAGGAGTGGAGCAGGGGTGGCCCAGCCTTTGTAAGGAGTGGAGCAGGGGTGGCCCAGCCTTTGTAA
- the Lmbr1l gene encoding protein LMBR1L isoform X4, with the protein MLSRVWKQLTTKCYPCESSCSTIGSASASLELCTFTLAVALGAVLLLPFSIISNEVLLSLPRNYYIQWLNGSLIHGLWNLVFLFSNLSLVFLMPFAYFFTESEGFAGSRKGVLGRVYETVVMLILLTLLVLGMVWVASAIVDNDKASRESLYDFWEYYLPYLYSCISFLGVLLLLVCTPLGLARMFSVTGKLLVKPRLLEDLEEQLNCSAFEEAALTRRICNPTSCWLPLDMELLHRQVLALQAQRVLLEKRRKASAWQRNLGYPLAMLCLLVLTGLSVLIVAVHILELLIDEAAMPRGMQDAALGQVSFSKLGSFGAIIQVVLIFYLMVSSVVGFYSSPLFGSLRPRWHDTSMTQIIGNCVCLLVLSSALPVFSRTLDSASGLTRFDLLGDFGRFNWLGNFYIVFLYNAAFAGLTTLCLVKTFTAAVRAELIRAFGKEWSRGGPAFGKEWSRGGPAFGKEWSRGGPAFVRSGAGVAQPL; encoded by the exons ATGCTGAGCAGAGTATGGAAGCAGCTGACTACGAAGTGCTATCCGTGCGAGAGCAGCTGTTCCACGATAGGGTCCGCGAGTGCATC GCTGGAGCTGTGCACTTTTACCCTGGCAGTCGCCCTGGGCGCTGTCTTACTCTTGCCCTTCTCCATCATCAGCAATGAGGTGCTACTCTCACTGCCACGCAACTACTACATCCAGTGGCTCAATGGCTCCCTCATCCATG GTCTTTGGAACCTCGTTTTCCTGTTCTCCAATCTGTCCCTCGTCTTCCTTATGCCCTTTGCATATTTCTTCACAGAGTCTGAAGGCTTTGCTGGCTCCAGAAAG GGTGTCCTGGGCCGGGTCTACGAGACAGTGGTGATGTTGATACTCCTCACTCTGCTTGTGCTGGGCATGGTGTGGGTGGCATCAGCCATTGTAGACAATGACAAGGCCAGCAGGGAGTCACTCTATG ACTTCTGGGAGTACTACCTCCCCTATCTCTACTCCTGTATCTCCTTCCTCGGAGTCCTGCTGCTTCTGG TGTGCACTCCACTAGGTCTCGCCCGCATGTTCTCCGTCACTGGGAAGTTGCTGGTCAAGCCCCGG CTACTGGAAGACCTGGAAGAACAGCTGAACTGCTCAGCCTTTGAGGAGGCAGCTCTGACTCGAAGAATCTGCA ATCCCACATCCTGCTGGCTGCCGCTGGACATGGAGCTGCTGCATAGACAGGTCCTGGCTCTGCAGGCGCAGAGGGTCCTCCTGG AAAAGCGGCGGAAGGCGTCAGCCTGGCAGCGGAACCTGGGCTACCCTCTGGCCATGCTGTGCTTGCTGGTGCTGACG GGCCTGTCTGTGCTCATTGTGGCTGTCCACATCCTGGAGCTGCTCATTGACGAGGCTGCCATGCCGCGGGGCATGCAG gaTGCTGCCCTGGGCCAGGTCTCCTTCTCCAAACTGGGGTCCTTTGGTGCCATCATCCAGGTCGTGCTGATCTT TTATCTGATGGTGTCCTCGGTAGTGGGCTTCTACAGCTCTCCACTCTTCGGAAGCCTGAGACCTAGATGGCATGACACATCTATGACACAG ATAATTGGGAACTGTGTCTGTCTCCTGGTCCTCAGCTCAGCACTTCCTGTCTTTTCTCGAACCCTTG ACTCTGCTTCAGGGCTGACACGCTTTGACCTGCTGGGTGACTTTGGACGCTTCAACTGGCTAGGCAATTTCTACATCGTGTTCCTCTACAATGCAGCCTTTGCTGGTCTCACCACACTCTGTCTGGTGAAGACCTTCACTGCAGCTGTGAGGGCAGAGCTGATCCGAGCCTTTGGTAAGGAGTGGAGCAGGGGTGGCCCAGCCTTTGGTAAGGAGTGGAGCAGGGGTGGCCCAGCCTTTGGTAAGGAGTGGAGCAGGGGTGGCCCAGCCTTTGTAAGGAGTGGAGCAGGGGTGGCCCAGCCTTTGTAA
- the Lmbr1l gene encoding protein LMBR1L isoform 2 (isoform 2 is encoded by transcript variant 2), with amino-acid sequence MEAADYEVLSVREQLFHDRVRECIISILLFATLYILCHIFLTRFKKPAEFTTVDDEDATVNKIALELCTFTLAVALGAVLLLPFSIISNEVLLSLPRNYYIQWLNGSLIHGLWNLVFLFSNLSLVFLMPFAYFFTESEGFAGSRKGVLGRVYETVVMLILLTLLVLGMVWVASAIVDNDKASRESLYDFWEYYLPYLYSCISFLGVLLLLVCTPLGLARMFSVTGKLLVKPRVCSAPCLLCAYI; translated from the exons ATGGAAGCAGCTGACTACGAAGTGCTATCCGTGCGAGAGCAGCTGTTCCACGATAGGGTCCGCGAGTGCATC ATCTCAATACTTCTGTTTGCAACACTCTACATCCTCTGCCACATCTTCCTGACCCGCTTCAAGAAGCCTGCTGAGTTCACCACAG TGGATGATGAAGACGCCACAGTTAACAAGATTGC GCTGGAGCTGTGCACTTTTACCCTGGCAGTCGCCCTGGGCGCTGTCTTACTCTTGCCCTTCTCCATCATCAGCAATGAGGTGCTACTCTCACTGCCACGCAACTACTACATCCAGTGGCTCAATGGCTCCCTCATCCATG GTCTTTGGAACCTCGTTTTCCTGTTCTCCAATCTGTCCCTCGTCTTCCTTATGCCCTTTGCATATTTCTTCACAGAGTCTGAAGGCTTTGCTGGCTCCAGAAAG GGTGTCCTGGGCCGGGTCTACGAGACAGTGGTGATGTTGATACTCCTCACTCTGCTTGTGCTGGGCATGGTGTGGGTGGCATCAGCCATTGTAGACAATGACAAGGCCAGCAGGGAGTCACTCTATG ACTTCTGGGAGTACTACCTCCCCTATCTCTACTCCTGTATCTCCTTCCTCGGAGTCCTGCTGCTTCTGG TGTGCACTCCACTAGGTCTCGCCCGCATGTTCTCCGTCACTGGGAAGTTGCTGGTCAAGCCCCGGGTATGTAGTGCTCCTTGCCTCTTGTGTGCCTACATCTGA